The following are from one region of the Saccharomyces kudriavzevii IFO 1802 strain IFO1802 genome assembly, chromosome: 12 genome:
- the HAP1 gene encoding Hap1p (similar to Saccharomyces cerevisiae HAP1 (YLR256W); ancestral locus Anc_1.380), which translates to MSNAPYNSSVPSISSMTQSSASRSPNMHIATTPGANTSSNSPPPLHMSSDSSKIKRKRNRIPLSCTICRKRKVKCDKFRPHCQQCTKTGVAHLCHYMEQTWAEEAEKELLKDNELKKLRERVKSLEKTLSKVHSSPSSNSLKSYNTPESSNLFMGNDEHSTLVNVNTGSVSSASHMQQQQQQQQQQDFSKNANANSSSLSISNKYDNDELDLTKDFDLLHIKSNGTIHLGATHWLSIMKGDPYLKLLWGHIFAMREKLNEWYYQKNSYSKLKSSKCPITHAQAPPSAITAAAAAPTRKCPVDHTTFPPGMMAPKEETAVPRKCPVDHTMFSSGMIPPREDTPPQKRCPVDHIMFSAGMMPPKEETPSPFSANHHNKHTMNPPQSKCPVDHRNYAKDFPSDMGNSSPNPANRCPVDHSNMKKTTTAPPSSHNAIPHHQPQSRSHSRSHPSQKRKMDTDLTEPEVLATLCEMLPPKRVIALFVEKFFKHLYPAIPILDEQNFKNHVNQMLSLSSMNPTVSNFGMGMPSSSSLENQPITQINLPKLSDSCNLGILIIILRLTWLSIPSNSCDVDLGEESGSFLVPNESSHMSASALTSMAKEESLLLKHETPVEALELCQKYLIKFDELSSISNNNVNLTTVQFAIFYNFYMKSASNDLTTLTNTNNTGMANPGHDSESHQILLSNITQMAFSCGLHRDPDNFPQLNATIPATTQDMSNNGNKKTTSNANASLNNNASAITTHSNSRSGSADSRSGSNPVNKKENQVSIERFKHTWRKIWYYIVSMDVNQSLSLGSPRLLRNLRDFSDTKLPSASRIDYVRDIKELIIVKNFTLFFQIDLCIIAVLNHILNVSLARSVRKFELDSLINLLKNLTYGTENVNDVVSSLINKGLLPTSEGGSVDSSNDEIYGLPKLPDILNHGQNNQNLYSDGRIASGSDMDKKLDLPHESTTRALFFSKHMTIRMLLYLLNYILFTHYEPMGSEDPGTNILAKEYAQEALNFAMDGYRNCMVFFNNIRNTNSLFDYMNVILSYPCLDIGHRSLQFIVCLILRAKCGPLTGMRESSIITNGTSSGFNSSVEDEDVKVKQESSDEMKRDDFMKDVNLDSGDSLAEILMSRMLLFQKLTKQLSKKYNYAIRMNKSTGFFVSLLDTPSKKSDSKSGNGSFMLGNWKHPKVSNMSGFLAGDKDQLQRCPVYQDALGFVSPTAGVNEGSASGQGLALQGSTARMGGTQLPPIRSYKPITYTSSNLRRMNETGEAEAKRRRFNDGYVDSSNNDMARGLSPKAPSGLSSVQPLLSSFSMNQLNGNTIPTVPSLTNITSQMGALPSLDRITTNQMNLPDPSRDEAFDNSIKQMTPMTSAFMNVNTSISNSTMNGNMNVNAAGTANTDTSVNGSALSSLTSPQGSDLASNSATQYKPDLEDFLMQNSNFNGLMINPSSLVEVVGGYNDPNNLGRNDAVDFLPVDNVEIDGLVDFYRADFPIWE; encoded by the coding sequence ATGTCGAATGCCCCTTATAATTCATCTGTGCCTTCTATTTCATCCATGACCCAGTCTTCTGCCTCAAGAAGTCCCAACATGCACATAGCAACCACTCCCGGCGCTAACACCAGCTCCAACTCTCCGCCACCCTTGCACATGTCCTCGGACTCCTCCAAGATCAAGAGAAAGCGCAACAGAATCCCGCTCAGCTGCACCATCTGCCGGAAAAGGAAGGTCAAGTGTGACAAGTTCAGGCCCCACTGCCAACAGTGTACCAAGACTGGAGTGGCGCACCTCTGTCACTACATGGAGCAGACTTGGGCGGAAGAGGCAGAAAAGGAACTGCTGAAGGACAATGAGCTGAAGAAACTAAGGGAGCGCGTTAAGTCTTTGGAGAAAACTCTTTCCAAGGTTCATTCCTCGCCCTCCTCCAATTCCTTAAAGAGCTACAACACTCCCGAGAGCAGCAATCTGTTCATGGGCAATGACGAACACTCCACCCTCGTCAACGTCAACACGGGCTCCGTTTCCTCCGCCTCTCATatgcaacagcagcaacagcaacagcaacagcaagaCTTCTCCAAGAACGCAAACGCGAACTCCTCGTCTCTTTCCATCTCCAATAAATACGATAACGATGAGTTGGACCTAACCAAGGATTTCGATCTTTTGCATATCAAAAGCAATGGTACCATCCACTTAGGTGCTACCCACTGGCTGTCTATCATGAAAGGTGACCCCTACCTAAAACTTTTGTGGGGCCATATCTTTGCTATGAGGGAAAAACTAAATGAATGGTactaccaaaaaaattcatattcCAAGCTGAAATCAAGCAAGTGCCCCATCACGCACGCGCAAGCACCCCCTTCAGCTATAACCGCTGCTGCAGCTGCCCCCACCAGAAAATGCCCCGTAGACCACACCACATTCCCACCTGGAATGATGGCTCCCAAGGAGGAGACTGCAGTCCCAAGGAAGTGTCCTGTCGACCACACCATGTTTTCTTCGGGGATGATCCCGCCAAGAGAAGATACTCCCCCCCAGAAGAGATGTCCCGTTGACCACATCATGTTTTCCGCAGGGATGATGCCTCCTAAGGAGGAAACTCCTTCACCATTTTCTGCCAACCACCACAACAAGCATACAATGAACCCACCCCAATCGAAATGTCCCGTAGACCACAGAAACTACGCAAAGGATTTTCCTTCCGACATGGGAAATTCGTCTCCCAATCCAGCAAATCGCTGTCCCGTTGATCATTcaaacatgaaaaaaactacTACCGCACCACCATCGTCCCACAACGCTATACCACACCATCAACCCCAATCCCGCTCTCACTCCCGTTCGCATCCTTCgcaaaagaggaaaatggACACCGACTTGACAGAACCCGAAGTACTCGCAACACTTTGTGAAATGTTACCACCTAAACGCGTCATCGCACTAttcgttgaaaaatttttcaagcacTTGTATCCTGCCATCCCAATCTTGGATGAacagaatttcaaaaaccaTGTGAATCAAATGCTTTCACTATCGTCGATGAACCCCACCGTCAGCAACTTCGGCATGGGCATGCCATCCTCGTCTTCATTGGAAAACCAACCCATCACCCAAATCAACCTTCCAAAACTTTCCGATTCTTGCAATCTAGGCATCCTGATAATAATCTTGAGATTGACGTGGCTGTCCATCCCCTCCAACTCCTGCGATGTCGACTTGGGCGAGGAGAGTGGCTCATTCTTGGTACCCAACGAATCAAGCCACATGTCTGCGTCTGCGCTGACTTCAATGGCCAAGGAGGAATCCCTCCTTCTAAAACATGAAACCCCAGTGGAGGCATTGGAACTATGTCAAAAATACCTGATCAAATTCGATGAACTTTCTAGTATCTCCAATAACAACGTCAATTTGACCACGGTACAATTCGCCATTTTCTACAACTTTTACATGAAAAGTGCCTCCAACGATTTGACCACTTTGACAAACACTAACAACACCGGGATGGCTAACCCCGGTCACGACTCTGAGTCACACCAGATCCTGTTGTCCAACATTACTCAAATGGCCTTCAGTTGTGGGTTACACAGAGACCCTGATAACTTCCCTCAATTAAACGCCACCATTCCAGCAACCACTCAGGATATGTCCAATAACggtaacaaaaaaacaacctCCAACGCGAATGCCAGTTTGAATAATAACGCATCTGCCATTACTACCCATAGTAATAGTAGATCTGGTAGCGCTGATTCAAGAAGTGGTTCGAATCCGGtaaacaagaaggaaaatcAAGTTAgcattgaaagatttaaaCATACTTGGAGGAAAATCTGGTATTATATCGTTAGTATGGACGTCAATCAATCTCTCTCCCTGGGTAGCCCTCGACTGCTAAGAAACTTGAGAGATTTCAGTGATACTAAATTACCAAGCGCCTCTAGAATTGATTATGTCCGCGATATCAAGGAATTAATCattgtgaaaaatttcacacttttttttcagattgaCTTGTGTATTATTGCTGTATTGAATCACATTTTGAACGTTTCTTTGGCAAGAAGTGTAAGGAAATTCGAGTTGGATTCTTTGATTAATctgctgaaaaatttaacCTACGGCACTGAGAATGTTAATGATGTGGTGAGCTCTTTAATCAATAAAGGATTATTGCCAACTTCAGAAGGTGGCTCTGTGGATTCAagtaatgatgaaatttatGGTCTACCGAAATTACCTGATATTCTAAATCATGGtcaaaacaatcaaaatTTGTACTCTGATGGCAGAATCGCTTCTGGTAGCGATATGGATAAGAAATTGGATCTTCCTCACGAGTCCACAACGAGAGCTTTGTTTTTCTCGAAACACATGACCATTAGAATGTTGTTATACCTATTAAACTACATTTTGTTTACCCATTATGAACCAATGGGCAGTGAAGATCCTGGTACTAATATTTTAGCCAAGGAGTATGCTCAAGAAGCATTGAACTTTGCAATGGACGGTTATAGAAACTGTatggttttcttcaacaatatCAGAAATACTAATTCATTATTCGATTATATGAACGTTATTTTGTCTTATCCTTGTCTAGACATTGGTCACCGTTCTTTACAGTTCATCGTTTGTTTGATCTTAAGAGCTAAATGTGGTCCTTTGACTGGTATGCGTGAGTCTTCCATTATTACTAACGGTACGTCAAGTGGATTCAACAGTTCTgtagaagatgaagatgttaAGGTGAAGCAGGAATCATCCgatgaaatgaaaagagaTGATTTCATGAAAGACGTTAATTTGGATTCCGGCGATTCACTGGCGGAAATTCTAATGTCGAGAATGCTGCTATTCCAAAAGCTAACGAAACAGTTATCCAAGAAGTACAATTATGCCATTCGTATGAATAAATCTACtggattttttgtttctctgTTAGATACACCTTCCAAGAAATCAGATTCGAAATCAGGTAATGGCTCATTCATGTTGGGTAATTGGAAACATCCAAAGGTTTCTAATATGAGCGGCTTCCTTGCCGGTGATAAGGACCAATTGCAAAGATGTCCTGTGTATCAAGATGCACTAGGGTTTGTTAGCCCGACTGCTGGTGTTAATGAAGGTTCTGCTTCAGGTCAAGGTTTAGCCTTACAAGGCTCCACAGCTAGGATGGGAGGAACCCAACTACCCCCAATCAGATCATATAAGCCCATTACATACACTAGTAGTAATCTACGCCGCATGAATGAAACGGGTGAGGCAGAAGCCAAGAGAAGGAGATTCAATGATGGATATGTCGATAGCAGTAACAACGATATGGCTAGAGGACTAAGCCCAAAGGCTCCTAGTGGGTTATCTTCGGTTCAGCCACTTTTGTCATCATTCTCCATGAACCAATTGAACGGAAACACCATCCCAACGGTACCATCATTGACTAATATTACCTCCCAAATGGGTGCTTTACCATCTTTGGATAGAATCACCACGAATCAGATGAATCTACCGGATCCATCCAGAGATGAGGCATTCGACAATTCCATTAAACAAATGACCCCTATGACAAGTGCGTTTATGAACGTTAATACTTCAATATCAAACTCGACCATGAATGGGAATATGAACGTGAATGCAGCTGGTACCGCGAATACAGATACAAGTGTAAATGGCAGTGCTTTATCGAGTTTGACAAGTCCACAAGGTTCGGATTTAGCATCCAATTCTGCTACGCAATATAAGCCTGACTTGgaagatttcttgatgCAAAACTCTAACTTCAATGGACTGATGATAAATCCTTCCAGCTTGGTAGAAGTCGTTGGTGGATACAATGACCCTAACAATCTTGGAAGGAACGATGCGGTTGATTTCCTACCCGTTGATAACGTTGAGATCGATGGACTAGTTGATTTTTATAGAGCAGATTTTCCGATCTGGGAATGA
- the HSP60 gene encoding chaperone ATPase HSP60 (similar to Saccharomyces cerevisiae HSP60 (YLR259C); ancestral locus Anc_6.47), protein MLRSSVVRSRATLRPLLRRAYSSHKELKFGVEGRASLLKGVETLAEAVAATLGPKGRNVLIEQPFGPPKITKDGVTVAKSIVLKDRFENMGAKLLQEVASKTNEAAGDGTTSATVLGRAIFTESVKNVAAGCNPMDLRRGSQVAVEKVIEFLSANKKEITTSEEIAQVATISANGDSHVGKLLASAMEKVGKEGVITIREGRTLEDELEVTEGMRFDRGFISPYFITDAKSSKVEFEKPLLLLSEKKISSIQDILPALEISNQSRRPLLIIAEDIDGEALAACILNKLRGQVKVCAVKAPGFGDNRKNTIGDIAVLTGGTVFTEELDLKPEQCTIENLGSCDSITVTKEDTVILNGSGPKEAIQERIEQIKGSIDITTTNSYEKEKLQERLAKLSGGVAVIRVGGSSEVEVSEKKDRYDDALNATRAAVEEGILPGGGTALVKASRILDDVVVDNFDQKLGVDIIRKAITRPAKQIIENAGEEGSVIVGKLIDEYGDDFAKGYDAAKSEYTDMLATGIIDPFKVVRSGLVDASGVASLLATTEVAIVDVPEQPAAAAAGMPGGMPGMPGMM, encoded by the coding sequence ATGTTGAGATCATCCGTTGTCCGTAGTCGTGCTACTTTAAGACCTTTACTGCGTCGTGCTTACTCCTCCCACAAAGAGTTGAAGTTTGGTGTGGAAGGAAGAGCCTCACTCCTTAAAGGTGTTGAGACTTTAGCCGAAGCTGTTGCCGCCACTTTGGGTCCAAAGGGTAGAAATGTTTTGATCGAACAGCCTTTTGGGCCTCCAAAGATCACCAAAGATGGTGTTACTGTAGCAAAATCTATCGTGTTGAAGGacagatttgaaaacatgGGTGCCAAGTTACTACAAGAAGTTGCCTCTAAGACCAATGAAGCTGCCGGTGATGGTACTACTTCTGCTACCGTTCTAGGTAGAGCCATTTTCACTGAATCTGTTAAGAATGTCGCTGCTGGTTGTAACCCAATGGATTTAAGAAGGGGTTCTCAAGTTGCTGTCGAAAAagtcattgaatttttaagTGCCAACAAGAAGGAGATCACTACATCCGAAGAAATTGCCCAAGTCGCAACCATTTCTGCTAACGGGGACTCTCATGTTGGTAAATTGCTAGCTTCAGCCATGGAAAAGGTTGGAAAGGAAGGTGTCATTACTATCAGAGAAGGCAGAACATTGGAAGATGAACTTGAGGTCACTGAAGGTATGAGATTTGACCGTGGTTTTATCTCTCCATATTTCATCACTGACGCAAAGTCGAGCAAAGTAGAATTCGAGAAACCGTTGTTATTGTTaagtgaaaagaaaatctccTCTATTCAAGATATCTTACCAGCTTTGGAAATTTCCAATCAAAGCAGAAGACCTTTATTGATCATTGCTGAGGACATTGATGGCGAAGCCCTTGCTGCTTGTATTTTAAACAAATTAAGAGGCCAAGTTAAGGTCTGTGCCGTGAAGGCGCCCGGCTTCGGCGACAACAGAAAGAACACTATTGGTGACATTGCGGTTTTGACAGGTGGTACTGTTTTTACTGAAGAGCTGGATTTAAAGCCAGAGCAATGTACCATAGAAAATTTGGGCTCTTGTGACTCTATCACCGTGACCAAAGAAGATACGGTTATCTTGAACGGCAGCGGTCCAAAGGAAGCTATTCAAGAGAGAATTGAACAAATCAAGGGCTCTATCGATATCACCACCACTAACTCttatgaaaaggaaaagctGCAAGAACGTTTGGCCAAACTGTCTGGAGGTGTCGCTGTCATTAGAGTTGGTGGATCATCTGAAGTAGAAGTTAGTGAAAAGAAGGACCGTTACGACGATGCTTTGAACGCTACCAGAGCTGCAGTTGAAGAAGGTATATTGCCAGGTGGTGGTACTGCCTTAGTTAAGGCTTCTAGAATTTTGGATGACGTCGTCGTCGACAATTTCGACCAAAAATTGGGTGTTGACATCATAAGAAAGGCCATTACAAGACCTGCTAAGCAGATCATTGAAAATGCTGGCGAAGAAGGTTCGGTCATTGTTGGCAAATTGATCGATGAATATGGTGATGATTTCGCTAAGGGTTACGACGCCGCCAAGTCTGAATACACCGATATGCTAGCTACTGGTATCATTGATCCATTCAAAGTTGTTAGATCCGGTTTAGTCGATGCTTCTGGTGTTGCCTCATTATTGGCCACCACTGAAGTTGCTATCGTTGATGTACCAGAACAACCTGCTGCCGCTGCTGCAGGTATGCCAGGTGGTATGCCAGGTATGCCAGGTATGATGTAA
- the GSY2 gene encoding glycogen (starch) synthase GSY2 (similar to Saccharomyces cerevisiae GSY1 (YFR015C) and GSY2 (YLR258W); ancestral locus Anc_1.375), producing the protein MSRDLQNHLLFETATEVANRVGGIYSVLKSKAPITVAQYKDHYHLIGPLNKATYQNEVDILDWKKPETFSDEMRPVQHALQTMEARGVHFVYGRWLIEGAPKVILFDLDSVKSYSDEWKGDLWSLVGIPSPENDFETNDAILLGYTVAWFLGEVAHLDSQHAIVAHFHEWLAGVALPLCRKRRIDVVTIFTTHATLLGRYLCASGSFDFYNCLESVDVDHEAGKFGIYHRYCIERAAAHSADVFTTVSQITAFEAEHLLKRKPDGILPNGLNVIKFQAFHEFQNLHALKKDKINDFVRGHFHGCFDFDLDNTLYFFIAGRYEYKNKGADMFIEALARLNYRLKVSGSKKTVVAFIVMPAKNNSFTVEALKGQAEVKALENTVNEVTSSIGKRIFDHAIRYPHNGLTTELPTDLGELLKSSDKVMLKRRILALRRPAGQLPPIVTHNMIDDANDLILNKIRQVQLFNNPSDRVKMIFHPEFLNANNPILGLDYDEFVRGCHLGVFPSYYEPWGYTPAECTVMGVPSITTNVSGFGAYMEDLIETNQAKDYGIYIVDRRFKAPDESVEQLVDYMEEFVKKTRRQRINQRNRTERLSDLLDWKRMGLEYVKARQLALRRGYPDQFRELVGEELNDTNMDALAGGKKLKVARPLSVPGSPRDLRSNSTVYMTPGDLGTLQEANNADDYFSLGVNPAADEDDDGPYADDS; encoded by the coding sequence atgtCCCGTGACCTACAAAATCATTTGTTATTCGAGACCGCAACCGAGGTTGCTAATAGGGTCGGTGGTATTTACTCAGTGCTAAAGTCCAAGGCCCCCATTACCGTTGCACAGTATAAGGACCATTACCATTTGATTGGGCCCTTAAATAAAGCCACCTATCAAAATGAAGTTGATATACTGGATTGGAAGAAGCCTGAAACCTTCTCCGACGAAATGAGGCCCGTACAACACGCCTTACAGACAATGGAGGCGAGAGGTGTTCATTTTGTTTATGGGAGGTGGCTGATTGAAGGTGCTCCGAAAgtaattctttttgatcTGGATTCTGTGAAAAGTTATTCGGACGAATGGAAGGGGGACTTGTGGTCATTGGTAGGAATTCCTTCTCCCGAAAATGATTTCGAGACGAACGATGCTATCTTATTAGGTTATACGGTCGCTTGGTTTCTAGGTGAAGTGGCTCACTTGGATTCTCAGCATGCAATTGTTGCGCACTTTCACGAATGGTTAGCCGGCGTTGCGTTACCCTTATGCCGTAAAAGGCGTATTGATGTAGTTACCATTTTTACTACTCATGCCACTCTATTGGGAAGGTATTTATGTGCTTCCGgtagttttgatttttaCAACTGTCTAGAAAGTGTTGATGTCGATCATGAGGCTGGCAAATTTGGCATATACCATCGTTACTGTATAGAAAGGGCTGCGGCTCATTCTGCGGACGTTTTCACAACAGTGTCACAAATTACCGCTTTTGAAGCAGaacatcttttgaaaagaaaacctGACGGGATCTTGCCCAATGGTCTAAACGTTATCAAATTTCAAGCGTTCCACGAGTTCCAAAATTTGCatgctttgaaaaaggacaAAATCAATGACTTTGTGAGGGGTCATTTCCATGGTTGCTTTGATTTCGATCTAGACAATACCttatactttttcattgcTGGCAGATACGAgtacaaaaataaaggtGCCGACATGTTCATTGAAGCCCTAGCCCGTTTAAATTATAGACTGAAAGTATCTGGATCTAAAAAAACAGTAGTTGCGTTTATTGTCATGCCTGCCAAAAACAATTCGTTCACCGTTGAGGCTTTGAAAGGTCAAGCAGAAGTTAAAGCATTAGAAAATACTGTAAATGAAGTGACCTCATCAATTGGCAAAAGAATATTCGATCATGCCATTCGGTATCCTCATAATGGGCTGACCACGGAATTACCCACGGATTTGGGCGAATTATTGAAGAGCTCCGATAAAGTTATGTTGAAGAGACGTATCCTAGCTTTAAGGAGACCTGCGGGGCAGTTACCTCCAATAGTAACACACAACATGATCGATGATGCTAATGACCTAATTCTGAATAAAATTAGACAGGTTCAACTATTTAATAACCCAAGTGACCGTGTCAAAATGATTTTCCACCCTGAGTTTTTGAACGCAAATAATCCAATCCTTGGTTTGGATTatgatgaatttgttcGTGGCTGTCATTTAGGtgtttttccttcataCTATGAACCTTGGGGGTACACACCCGCGGAATGTACCGTAATGGGTGTTCCTTCCATCACAACCAACGTCTCTGGTTTCGGGGCCTACATGGAAGATTTGATTGAGACCAACCAGGCTAAAGATTACGGTATTTACATCGTAGACCGTCGTTTCAAGGCACCTGACGAATCTGTGGAACAACTGGTTGATTACATGGAAGaatttgtaaaaaaaacaagaagacaaagaaTTAACCAGAGAAACAGAACAGAGAGGTTGTCTGACTTATTGGACTGGAAAAGAATGGGTCTTGAATACGTAAAGGCAAGACAGTTAGCGTTAAGAAGAGGCTATCCTGACCAATTCAGAGAATTGGTCGGTGAAGAACTAAATGATACTAACATGGATGCTTTAGCGGGGGGTAAGAAACTAAAAGTCGCAAGGCCGCTGAGTGTGCCAGGCTCACCAAGAGATTTAAGATCGAACAGTACAGTTTACATGACTCCTGGTGATTTGGGGACTTTGCAGGAAGCTAATAATGCGGACGATTATTTCTCATTAGGCGTAAATCCTGCGgccgatgaagatgatgatggcCCATACGCCGATGATAGTTGA
- the SKDI12G2890 gene encoding uncharacterized protein (similar to Saccharomyces cerevisiae YLR257W; ancestral locus Anc_1.378): protein MVDARGSTPCLVGDSIRNINDEGSLDFQYSNQFNEEGEASRLLTPQTSSNHALNKMQKEDDIRDRSYTSVAELNREGALLTDEVDLENIDASKVRSSRDDIVAEEKRKKLLLLKKKQRNRSIASDSFSSPSLRASKSNSLITSTDPIEDHISKYSSSGTPVNILGKEDTEDEDIIRNSYGQMIKNNSNRPHLAKGESYQSAERETDHTAPEKPERRQERSGRSFDRQSSSAEFLRSLSRSISRGPAKNRTVSPSKGEDSRLYSTSNYSISLVDLENGPKIIPETLEEEQEDAEKEGVLMEDEGNEEYTKKLEEAANKVQQL from the coding sequence atggttgaCGCTAGAGGTAGTACGCCTTGCTTAGTTGGTGATTCTATAAGGAATATCAATGATGAAGGCAGTTTGGATTTTCAATATAGTAATCAGTTCAATGAGGAGGGTGAAGCTTCGAGGTTACTAACGCCACAAACGAGTTCCAATCATGCCTTGAACAAGATGCAGAAGGAAGATGATATTCGAGATAGATCTTATACATCGGTAGCGGAATTGAACCGCGAAGGTGCTTTACTTACCGACGAAGTTGATTTGGAGAACATCGATGCTTCAAAGGTTCGCAGTAGCAGAGATGATATAGTGGCTGaggaaaagaggaaaaaactgttattgttgaaaaaaaagcaaagaaacAGATCCATTGCCTCAGACAGTTTCTCCTCTCCTTCCTTGCGTGCTTCCAAATCAAATTCGTTGATTACATCGACTGATCCGATTGAAGACCACATCAGTAAATATTCATCATCAGGCACACCCGTTAACATTCTAGGTAAGGAAGACACCGAAGACGAGGACATAATCAGGAACTCTTACGGGCAAATGATTAAAAACAATTCTAATAGGCCACACTTGGCAAAGGGTGAATCGTACCAGTCAGCGGAACGGGAAACTGACCATACGGCGCCTGAGAAGCCAGAGAGAAGACAAGAAAGAAGCGGTAGATCATTTGACAGACAATCATCATCGGCTGAATTTTTAAGATCTCTGTCCAGGTCAATAAGTCGTGGTCCGGCAAAAAACAGGACCGTTTCGCCGTCTAAAGGGGAGGATTCAAGACTGTATAGTACTAGCAACTACTCTATATCATTGGTAGATTTGGAGAATGGGCCGAAAATCATCCCTGAAACTCTAGAAGAGGAGCAGGAAGACGCCGAAAAGGAAGGCGTTCTGATGGAGGATGAGGGCAACGAAGAGTACaccaagaaattggaaGAGGCAGCTAACAAGGTTCAACAACTGTGA